A genomic stretch from Frigoribacterium sp. PvP032 includes:
- a CDS encoding CPBP family intramembrane glutamic endopeptidase, whose protein sequence is MAIVLGLSLGASAVYSVLSIANRLTRDEALSQQTATLNSSLSDRPVFDLIYQLVGIAVDLVPVALVAYLLWNEARPHLGRLGVDFSRAGRDVLGGAGLALAIGIPGIGLYLVGKALDLTVTVVPTDLAAEWWTVPVLLLSALRAGVTEEVIVVAYLFARLRDLGWRTWPIIVAAALLRGSYHLYQGFGAFVGNVVMGLVFGWLYTRTGRVLPLVVAHLLMDAAVFVGYPWAATTFPAAFGLPS, encoded by the coding sequence ATCGCGATCGTGCTCGGCCTGTCGCTCGGCGCCTCGGCCGTCTACTCGGTGCTGTCGATCGCCAACCGGCTGACCCGGGACGAGGCGCTGTCGCAGCAGACGGCGACGCTGAACTCCTCGCTCAGCGACCGCCCCGTCTTCGACCTGATCTACCAGCTGGTCGGCATCGCCGTCGACCTCGTGCCCGTGGCGCTCGTGGCGTACCTGCTCTGGAACGAGGCCCGCCCGCACCTCGGCCGCCTCGGGGTCGACTTCTCGCGCGCCGGCCGCGACGTGCTCGGCGGCGCAGGGCTGGCCCTCGCCATCGGCATCCCGGGCATCGGGCTCTACCTCGTCGGCAAGGCCCTCGACCTGACCGTGACCGTGGTGCCGACCGACCTCGCGGCCGAGTGGTGGACGGTGCCCGTGCTGCTGCTCTCGGCGCTGCGGGCGGGCGTGACCGAGGAGGTCATCGTCGTCGCCTACCTCTTCGCCCGGCTGCGCGACCTGGGCTGGCGCACCTGGCCGATCATCGTCGCGGCAGCGCTGCTGCGCGGCAGCTACCACCTGTACCAGGGCTTCGGCGCCTTCGTCGGCAACGTCGTGATGGGGCTGGTCTTCGGCTGGCTCTACACGCGGACCGGCCGGGTGCTGCCGCTCGTCGTCGCGCACCTCCTGATGGACGCGGCCGTGTTCGTCGGCTACCCGTGGGCCGCGACGACGTTCCCGGCCGCCTTCGGCCTGCCCTCCTAG
- the gcvP gene encoding aminomethyl-transferring glycine dehydrogenase, whose amino-acid sequence MSDAQGSVFGDWSDRAATGFVDRHVGTTAADQAAMLELLGHDSVESLVRAAVPDSIHAEPVDASVLPAPIGEKEALAELRALADRGRPSRSMIGLGYYDTVTPAVIQRNVLENPSWYTAYTPYQPEISQGRLEALINFQTMVSELTGLTTANASMLDEGTAVVEGMLLARRASKARTDVFVVDSDALPQTKALLAGRAEAVGIELVELELSSVDPAEIPDAFGVFVQYPGASGCVWDPEAVVAAVHAAGGLAVVAADLLAMTLLRPPGEFGADVAVGTSQRFGVPMGFGGPHAGYMAVRTGLERQLPGRLVGVSQDVEGHPAYRLSLQTREQHIRREKATSNICTAQVLLAVMASMYAVYHGPWGLRHIASRVHAHAADLAAAVRASDLELESDVFFDTLQVFVPGRADEIVRTAHDRGYLLWAVDEDCIRLSLDETTTRDDVEAVAAVLGVPLQAAPSVDERDEVLPEGLRRTSDYLTHPVFRTHRSETSMMRYLKHLADKDYALDRGMIPLGSCTMKLNAATEMAAVTWPEFAAVHPFAPASDVEGYLEMIGQLEGWLAEVTGYDTVSLQPNAGSQGELAGLLAIRGFHLAAGDTARTVCLIPQSAHGTNAASAVLAGMRVVVVACNEQGDVDLGDLRAKVEQHRDELAALMITYPSTHGVYEHDIREVTDAVHAAGGQVYVDGANLNALLGFARFGDFGGDVSHLNLHKTFCIPHGGGGPGVGPVAAKAHLAPYLPGHPLAQQADRRTGASPAAAGERLAHAGVPVSSAPYGSPSILPISWAYVRMMGTEGLAAATGAAVLSANYVAARLRDHFPVLYAGENGLVAHECILDLRPLRDATGVTVDDVAKRLIDYGFHSPTMSFPVAGTLMVEPTESEDLAEIDRFVDAMIAIAGEAADVASGRFTAESSPLRGAPHTAESVISGEWTREYSRDEAVYPVRTLVRGKYWPPVRRIDQAWGDRNLFCACPPVEAFA is encoded by the coding sequence ATGAGCGACGCGCAGGGGTCCGTCTTCGGCGACTGGTCCGACCGGGCCGCCACCGGCTTCGTCGACCGCCACGTCGGCACCACCGCCGCCGACCAGGCGGCCATGCTCGAGCTGCTCGGGCACGACAGCGTCGAGTCGCTCGTCCGTGCCGCCGTGCCGGACAGCATCCACGCCGAGCCCGTCGACGCCTCGGTGCTGCCGGCGCCGATCGGCGAGAAGGAGGCGCTGGCCGAGCTCCGTGCGCTCGCCGACCGCGGCCGCCCCTCGCGCAGCATGATCGGGCTCGGCTACTACGACACCGTCACGCCCGCCGTGATCCAGCGCAACGTGCTCGAGAACCCCAGCTGGTACACGGCCTACACGCCGTACCAGCCCGAGATCTCGCAGGGCCGGCTCGAGGCGCTGATCAACTTCCAGACCATGGTCTCCGAGCTGACCGGCCTCACCACCGCCAACGCGTCGATGCTCGACGAGGGCACCGCCGTCGTCGAGGGCATGCTGCTCGCCCGTCGTGCCTCGAAGGCACGCACCGACGTCTTCGTCGTCGACTCCGACGCCCTGCCGCAGACGAAGGCCCTGCTCGCGGGGCGCGCCGAGGCCGTGGGCATCGAGCTCGTCGAGCTCGAGCTCTCGAGCGTCGATCCCGCCGAGATCCCCGACGCCTTCGGGGTCTTCGTGCAGTACCCGGGTGCCTCCGGCTGCGTCTGGGACCCGGAGGCGGTCGTCGCCGCCGTCCACGCCGCCGGCGGCCTCGCGGTCGTCGCCGCCGACCTGCTCGCGATGACCCTGCTCCGCCCGCCCGGCGAGTTCGGGGCGGACGTCGCCGTCGGCACGAGCCAGCGCTTCGGCGTGCCGATGGGCTTCGGCGGCCCGCACGCCGGCTACATGGCCGTCCGCACGGGGCTCGAGCGCCAGCTGCCCGGCCGTCTCGTCGGCGTCTCGCAGGACGTGGAGGGCCACCCGGCCTACCGCCTCAGCCTGCAGACCCGCGAGCAGCACATCCGCCGCGAGAAGGCGACGTCGAACATCTGCACCGCCCAGGTGCTGCTCGCCGTGATGGCCTCGATGTACGCGGTCTACCACGGCCCGTGGGGCCTCCGGCACATCGCGTCCCGCGTCCACGCGCACGCGGCCGACCTCGCGGCCGCCGTGCGCGCGAGCGACCTCGAGCTCGAGAGCGACGTGTTCTTCGACACGCTCCAGGTCTTCGTGCCCGGACGGGCGGACGAGATCGTCCGGACCGCGCACGACCGCGGCTACCTGCTCTGGGCCGTCGACGAGGACTGCATCCGGCTGTCGCTCGACGAGACCACGACGCGCGACGACGTCGAGGCGGTGGCAGCTGTGCTCGGCGTCCCGCTGCAGGCCGCGCCGTCCGTCGACGAGCGCGACGAGGTGCTGCCCGAGGGCCTCCGCCGCACCTCCGACTACCTGACGCACCCGGTCTTCCGCACGCACCGCAGCGAGACCAGCATGATGCGCTACCTGAAGCACCTCGCCGACAAGGACTACGCGCTCGACCGCGGCATGATCCCGCTCGGCAGCTGCACGATGAAGCTCAACGCGGCGACCGAGATGGCGGCCGTGACCTGGCCGGAGTTCGCGGCCGTGCACCCCTTCGCGCCGGCCTCCGACGTCGAGGGCTACCTCGAGATGATCGGCCAGCTCGAGGGCTGGCTGGCGGAGGTCACCGGCTACGACACCGTCTCGCTGCAGCCGAACGCCGGCAGCCAGGGCGAGCTCGCGGGCCTGCTCGCGATCCGCGGCTTCCACCTCGCGGCGGGCGACACGGCCCGTACCGTGTGCCTCATCCCTCAGAGCGCGCACGGCACGAACGCCGCCAGCGCGGTGCTCGCGGGCATGCGCGTGGTCGTCGTCGCCTGCAACGAGCAGGGCGACGTCGACCTCGGCGACCTGCGGGCGAAGGTCGAGCAGCACCGTGACGAGCTCGCGGCGCTGATGATCACGTACCCGTCGACGCACGGCGTCTACGAGCACGACATCCGCGAGGTGACCGACGCCGTCCACGCGGCCGGCGGCCAGGTGTACGTCGACGGCGCGAACCTCAACGCGCTGCTCGGCTTCGCCCGGTTCGGCGACTTCGGCGGCGACGTCTCGCACCTGAACCTGCACAAGACGTTCTGCATCCCGCACGGAGGCGGCGGTCCCGGTGTCGGACCGGTGGCGGCCAAGGCCCACCTCGCCCCGTACCTGCCGGGCCACCCCCTGGCGCAGCAGGCCGACCGCCGCACGGGCGCCTCGCCCGCCGCGGCAGGCGAGCGACTCGCCCACGCGGGCGTGCCCGTGTCGAGCGCGCCCTACGGGTCGCCGAGCATCCTGCCGATCAGCTGGGCGTACGTCCGCATGATGGGCACAGAGGGCCTCGCCGCGGCGACCGGCGCCGCGGTGCTCTCGGCCAACTACGTCGCGGCGCGGCTGCGCGACCACTTCCCGGTGCTCTACGCAGGCGAGAACGGGCTCGTCGCGCACGAGTGCATCCTCGACCTGCGACCGCTCCGCGACGCCACCGGCGTGACCGTCGACGACGTGGCCAAGCGCCTCATCGACTACGGGTTCCACTCGCCGACGATGTCGTTCCCGGTCGCGGGCACGCTGATGGTCGAGCCGACCGAGAGCGAGGACCTCGCCGAGATCGACCGCTTCGTCGACGCGATGATCGCCATCGCCGGCGAGGCCGCCGACGTGGCGTCGGGCCGCTTCACCGCCGAGTCGAGCCCCCTTCGAGGTGCACCCCACACGGCCGAGTCCGTCATCTCGGGGGAGTGGACCCGCGAGTACAGCCGCGACGAGGCGGTCTACCCGGTGCGCACGCTCGTGCGCGGCAAGTACTGGCCGCCGGTCCGCCGCATCGACCAGGCCTGGGGCGACCGCAACCTGTTCTGCGCCTGCCCGCCGGTCGAGGCCTTCGCCTAG
- the gcvH gene encoding glycine cleavage system protein GcvH, translating to MTDLTALQYTSEHEWLLIDGDTATVGITDYAAEKLGDVVYVDLPAEGTEVETGKVVGEIESTKSVGELYAPALGTVLEANQAVVDSPDLVNSDPFGEGWLIKITLSSTDGLSLLSRDEYVALTAE from the coding sequence ATGACCGATCTCACCGCCCTGCAGTACACCTCCGAGCACGAGTGGCTGCTCATCGACGGCGACACCGCCACCGTCGGCATCACCGACTACGCCGCCGAGAAGCTCGGCGACGTCGTCTACGTCGACCTGCCCGCCGAGGGCACCGAGGTCGAGACCGGCAAGGTCGTCGGCGAGATCGAGTCGACCAAGTCGGTCGGCGAGCTCTACGCCCCCGCGCTCGGCACCGTGCTCGAGGCGAACCAGGCCGTCGTCGACAGCCCCGACCTCGTCAACAGCGACCCGTTCGGCGAGGGCTGGCTGATCAAGATCACCCTGTCGAGCACCGACGGCCTGTCCCTCCTCTCGCGCGACGAGTACGTCGCCCTCACCGCCGAATGA